In Spea bombifrons isolate aSpeBom1 chromosome 12, aSpeBom1.2.pri, whole genome shotgun sequence, the following proteins share a genomic window:
- the LOC128469612 gene encoding venom serine protease inhibitor-like, whose translation MAELKFLLSVKLIMLVMSSYWIGEAESQNQTPTCPTNQTWTCMKTCHQSCQELSVLLPMCPRICQMGCECNNGLIFKSKNSKLCVPHDQCRVNCPRNMHYNPCSSGPRPTCDTLGNPKQSSGSCVPQCVCNKGFVFVERPDPRCVPVNTCSRKG comes from the exons ATGGCTGAACTAAAGTTTCTTTTATCCGTGAAGCTCATCATGCTAG TGATGTCTTCTTACTGGATTGGAGAGGCAGAATCACAAAACCAAA CACCCACCTGTCCTACTAACCAGACATGGACCTGCATGAAGACGTGTCATCAGAGCTGCCAAGAGCTCAGCGTGCTCCTCCCTATGTGTCCCCGGATATGCCAGATGGGCTGTGAATGCAACAATGGCctcatttttaaatctaaaaactCCAAACTCTGCGTACCTCATGACCAATGCCGAGTCAACTGCCCCCGAAACATGCATTACAACCCGTGTTCTTCAGGCCCCCGACCTACATGCGACACCCTTGGCAACCCCAAGCAAAGTTCTGGAAGCTGCGTTCCTCaatgtgtctgtaacaagggtTTTGTATTTGTTGAAAGACCCGACCCCCGATGTGTCCCAGTGAACACCTGCTCACGAAAGGGTTAA
- the LOC128469613 gene encoding zonadhesin-like — protein MKSVALTVTFVLFQIFIHDLEADILPPPIFCRPPMIHGCINPCSGTCQSLANLHEKCPAICRFGCVCPRDTYLQDNQCVPASKCIVKCPENMHFDACPKFKDVTCDSLRGRKIKEDRCSPRCVCDPGYILFNDFGNRCVKVSQCPK, from the exons ATGAAGTCCGTGGCTTTGACAGTAACGTTTG tGTTATTCCAGATTTTTATCCACGACCTGGAGGCTGATATACTTCCCCCAC CTATATTCTGCCGACCTCCTATGATACATGGGTGTATTAACCCGTGCTCCGGTACATGCCAGAGTCTGGCAAACCTACATGAAAAGTGCCCGGCTATTTGTCGGTTCGGATGCGTGTGCCCCCGGGATACTTACCTTCAGGACAACCAGTGCGTCCCGGCCTCAAAGTGCATCGTCAAATGCCCCGAAAACATGCATTTTGATGCTTGCCCTAAGTTCAAAGATGTCACCTGCGATTCTTTAAGGGGGAGAAAAATAAAGGAAGACCGCTGCTCTCCCCGCTGCGTCTGCGACCCGGGGTACATTTTATTCAATGATTTTGGAAACCGTTGTGTAAAAGTCAGCCAATGTCCAAAGTAa